One region of Duncaniella freteri genomic DNA includes:
- the eno gene encoding phosphopyruvate hydratase yields the protein MKIEKIIGREVLDSRGNPTVEVDVILESGARGRASVPSGASTGVNEALELRDGDKSRYMGKGVQKAVANVNGPIAEALKGMSALDQIRIDETMLALDGTETKSNLGANAILGVSLAVAKAAADYLDLPLYKYIGGCNTCSLPVPMMNIINGGAHSDAPICFQEFMIRPIGACCFKEGIRMGTEVFHNLKKVLHDRGLSTAVGDEGGFAPALDGTEDALNVIIKAIEAAGYVPGKDVTIGLDCASSEFYKDGVYDYTWKEGEGAPKRTSEQQAQYLKELVEKFPIDSIEDGMSENDWAGWKVLTDLIGDRCQLVGDDLFVTNVKYLKRGIEEGCANSILVKVNQIGSLTETLRAVELAQRNGYTAVISHRSGETEDATIADIAVATNAGQIKTGSASRSDRMAKYNQLLRIQEELGADAEYGYGKRTKRSC from the coding sequence ATGAAGATTGAGAAAATTATCGGCCGTGAAGTTCTTGACTCACGTGGCAATCCTACTGTTGAGGTAGACGTAATCCTTGAATCCGGCGCACGTGGCCGCGCTTCAGTTCCCTCTGGAGCATCCACTGGTGTCAACGAGGCTCTTGAGCTTCGCGACGGTGACAAGTCACGCTATATGGGCAAGGGCGTACAGAAGGCTGTAGCTAATGTCAACGGACCTATCGCCGAGGCCCTCAAGGGTATGAGTGCTCTCGACCAGATCAGAATTGACGAGACTATGCTCGCTCTTGACGGAACTGAGACTAAGAGCAACCTTGGAGCAAACGCTATCCTTGGCGTGTCTCTTGCTGTCGCTAAGGCTGCTGCCGATTACCTCGACCTCCCCCTCTACAAATACATCGGTGGCTGCAACACTTGCAGTCTTCCTGTTCCTATGATGAACATTATCAACGGTGGCGCACACTCTGACGCTCCCATCTGCTTCCAGGAGTTCATGATCCGTCCTATCGGCGCATGCTGCTTCAAGGAGGGTATCCGTATGGGCACTGAGGTGTTCCACAATCTTAAGAAGGTGCTCCATGACCGCGGTCTCTCTACTGCTGTAGGTGACGAGGGTGGTTTCGCTCCTGCTCTTGACGGAACAGAGGACGCTCTTAACGTTATCATCAAGGCTATCGAGGCTGCCGGTTATGTACCTGGCAAGGATGTTACAATCGGTCTTGACTGTGCATCTTCCGAGTTCTACAAGGATGGTGTGTACGACTACACCTGGAAGGAAGGCGAGGGTGCTCCCAAGCGCACTTCAGAGCAGCAGGCTCAGTACCTCAAGGAGCTCGTTGAGAAGTTCCCCATCGATTCTATCGAGGATGGTATGAGCGAGAATGACTGGGCTGGCTGGAAAGTCCTCACTGACCTTATCGGCGACCGTTGCCAGCTCGTAGGTGACGACCTGTTCGTGACCAACGTTAAATACCTCAAGCGCGGTATCGAAGAGGGTTGCGCTAACTCTATTCTTGTTAAGGTTAACCAGATCGGTTCGCTTACCGAGACTCTCCGTGCGGTTGAGCTCGCTCAGCGTAACGGTTACACTGCTGTCATCTCTCACCGCTCAGGCGAGACCGAGGACGCTACTATCGCCGATATCGCAGTAGCTACCAACGCAGGTCAGATCAAGACCGGTTCTGCAAGCCGTTCTGACCGTATGGCTAAGTACAACCAGCTTCTCCGCATCCAGGAAGAGCTTGGTGCTGATGCTGAATATGGCTATGGCAAGCGCACAAAGCGTTCATGCTAA
- a CDS encoding transglycosylase domain-containing protein, which produces MPNISQNQPQSPKTKNRSVRGLIVTMWIVFCAAFAGLFLFLYLVYNGVVGYMPPVEELKNPTDRFASVLYSADGKEIGRYFVGTGNRVYADFDEVSQHVIDALISTEDVRFEEHSGIDMRGLGRVLFKTVLMGNKNAGGGSTLTQQLAKQLYSPESSGLLARAMQKPIEWMIAVKLERFYSKEEIIKMYLNQFDFLYNAVGIKSAAFIYFGKEPKDLKIEEAATLVGMVKNPSYYNPVRQNERTRQRRNVVLQQMHKAGKLSDAELDSLSALPLKLNFHRVDTKDGIAPYFREELRRMLRAKRPERSNYRGWETQKYVDDSIAWETNPLYGWIEKNPKPDGSKYDIYNDGLKIYTTIDSRMQQYAEEAVAEHLGGDLQKAFFREKRGTKGAPYTTDRAELSEIRRNHLIRNAMKNTDRYRTMVKSGASREEIDRAFNTPREMKVFSYSGSIDTVMTPLDSVLYHKHFLRTGFMAMNPLNGHIKAYIGGPDFGYFQYDMVSTGRRQIGSTVKPFLYTYAMEEGFTPCDEFSNTQPVLTDEAGRVWAPRNAGSARVGEMVDLKWALTNSNNWISARLISQLSPSSLVRTMHNFGITAKLPPVMSLCLGPADVSVKEMVTAYSAFANNGMRVDPMFVTAIADNNGNIISEFSPRHTEVISEKAYFRILSMLLNVVNEGTAHRVRSRFGLTAQMGGKTGTTNYNADGWFMGFTPELVAGTWVGGDERFIHFNTMAYGQGASMALPIYGRFMKKVYNDPTLKYSQSKRFNFPANIDLCEKEFYGYYDEEPDADNNAEESSIEGVFD; this is translated from the coding sequence ATGCCCAATATATCTCAAAATCAACCACAGTCGCCAAAAACTAAGAATCGTTCTGTTCGTGGCTTGATAGTAACGATGTGGATCGTGTTCTGTGCGGCATTCGCCGGACTGTTCCTGTTCCTGTATCTCGTTTATAACGGTGTTGTAGGATATATGCCTCCTGTCGAAGAGCTTAAGAATCCTACTGACCGTTTTGCGTCAGTGCTCTATTCTGCCGACGGCAAAGAGATCGGCAGATATTTTGTCGGAACAGGCAACCGCGTGTATGCCGATTTTGATGAAGTGTCGCAGCATGTCATAGATGCGCTTATTTCCACTGAGGATGTGCGCTTTGAGGAGCATTCCGGTATAGATATGCGAGGTCTTGGTCGTGTGCTTTTCAAGACTGTGCTTATGGGCAACAAGAATGCAGGAGGCGGATCTACGCTTACCCAGCAGCTCGCCAAGCAGCTGTATTCTCCTGAAAGTTCGGGATTGCTTGCCCGTGCGATGCAGAAACCTATAGAGTGGATGATCGCTGTCAAGCTTGAACGCTTCTATTCCAAGGAGGAGATAATAAAGATGTATCTCAATCAGTTTGACTTCCTGTATAATGCTGTTGGCATCAAGAGTGCCGCATTCATCTATTTCGGCAAGGAGCCCAAGGATCTTAAGATAGAGGAGGCCGCGACACTGGTGGGCATGGTGAAGAATCCTTCCTATTATAATCCGGTGAGACAGAATGAACGCACGCGCCAGCGCAGAAATGTAGTGTTGCAGCAGATGCATAAGGCAGGCAAGCTTTCGGATGCCGAGCTTGATTCGCTGTCGGCACTTCCGCTGAAGCTTAATTTCCATCGTGTCGATACAAAGGATGGCATAGCTCCTTATTTCCGTGAGGAGCTTCGCAGGATGCTCCGAGCCAAGCGTCCTGAGCGTTCCAATTATCGCGGATGGGAGACTCAGAAATATGTTGACGATTCTATTGCATGGGAGACCAATCCGCTGTATGGCTGGATCGAGAAGAACCCAAAGCCCGACGGATCTAAGTATGATATATACAACGATGGACTGAAGATATACACCACTATCGACTCGCGTATGCAGCAGTATGCTGAAGAGGCGGTTGCAGAGCATCTCGGCGGAGATCTCCAGAAGGCATTCTTCCGTGAAAAGCGTGGCACAAAGGGTGCGCCTTACACTACCGATCGTGCCGAGCTTTCAGAGATCAGGCGCAACCATCTCATACGTAACGCAATGAAGAATACCGACCGTTACCGTACGATGGTGAAGTCGGGTGCATCGCGCGAGGAGATTGACAGGGCGTTCAACACTCCGCGTGAAATGAAGGTGTTCTCTTATTCAGGATCGATTGACACTGTTATGACCCCTCTTGATTCGGTGCTTTACCACAAGCATTTCCTGCGCACCGGATTTATGGCGATGAATCCTCTGAACGGACATATCAAGGCGTATATCGGAGGTCCTGATTTCGGTTACTTCCAGTATGACATGGTGTCGACAGGCCGCCGACAGATAGGATCTACAGTGAAGCCGTTTCTCTATACTTATGCTATGGAGGAGGGATTCACTCCTTGTGACGAGTTCTCCAACACTCAGCCTGTGCTGACTGATGAGGCCGGCAGGGTGTGGGCTCCGCGAAATGCAGGAAGTGCAAGGGTAGGAGAGATGGTTGATCTTAAGTGGGCACTTACCAACTCTAACAACTGGATCTCCGCACGGCTTATATCTCAGCTCTCACCGTCGTCGCTTGTGAGGACGATGCACAACTTCGGAATCACAGCCAAATTGCCTCCGGTGATGTCGTTGTGTCTCGGTCCGGCTGATGTTTCGGTAAAAGAGATGGTGACAGCATATTCCGCATTTGCGAATAATGGTATGAGGGTCGATCCGATGTTCGTTACTGCCATTGCTGACAATAACGGGAACATAATATCGGAATTCTCACCACGCCATACCGAGGTGATATCCGAAAAAGCTTATTTCAGGATACTTTCCATGCTGCTCAATGTGGTCAACGAGGGTACCGCCCACCGTGTGCGTTCGCGTTTCGGTCTGACAGCCCAGATGGGAGGAAAGACCGGTACCACCAACTATAATGCCGACGGATGGTTTATGGGATTCACTCCTGAACTTGTAGCCGGCACTTGGGTTGGGGGTGACGAACGTTTTATTCACTTCAATACCATGGCTTACGGTCAGGGTGCATCGATGGCACTTCCGATCTATGGCAGATTTATGAAGAAGGTATACAACGACCCGACATTGAAGTATTCTCAGTCCAAGCGGTTTAATTTCCCTGCCAATATAGATCTCTGCGAGAAGGAATTCTACGGCTATTACGATGAAGAGCCGGATGCCGACAATAATGCAGAGGAGTCGTCGATAGAGGGTGTGTTCGATTGA
- a CDS encoding protein-disulfide reductase DsbD family protein: MFKRFFAILIAILALAGTAGAQIMTPVTWKSEMTMTGDDKGKIVLTAAIQYGWHMYSHDIADGGPQPFELTFPKLDGVKLDGKFTPSKAPHRQMDEMFGMELAWWTEGVTITQNFTATKPEFAIEAMVRYGACNDENCVPPSRETFSFNGTAKVKAAAAPVEEKAEPAETKEEPAAEETVAATDSVATDSVASTAAATDDSAAPSDLWTPVTYEDASEATSISEGSLWYIFFTCFLGGLVALFTPCVWPMIPMTVSFFLKKGKDRSKSIRDAVIYGLSIIIIYVALGLIITAIFGASKLNELSTSATFNIIFFLLLVVFAISFFGAFDIKLPASWSNRMDASAERTSGLLSIFFMAFTLTLVSFSCTGPIIGTLLVEAASQGNMWGPAIGMLGFSTALALPFMLFAMFPTMLQSAPRSGDWMNTLKVVLGFIELALSLKFLSVADLAYGWHILDREIFLALWIVLFALLGLYLLGKFNFSHYGPADSSIGVFRFFLAMISLSMSVYLIPGLWGAPLKGVSAFVPPLYTQDFNLYGESFKEYDDYEEGMKAAAEEKKPVLIDFSGYGCVNCRKMEGAVLDDPNVKNMILDNFVVIKLMVDEKKALPEPIKVTEFGKEVTLYTYGDKWSYLQRYKFNANAQPYYVTLDENGSLLSGPFSYEENIPGFTQFLEKGIKGYSK; this comes from the coding sequence ATGTTTAAACGTTTCTTTGCAATTTTAATTGCTATCCTGGCACTCGCCGGCACAGCCGGAGCCCAGATCATGACCCCGGTCACCTGGAAATCAGAAATGACTATGACCGGTGACGACAAGGGAAAAATAGTTCTGACCGCTGCCATCCAGTATGGCTGGCACATGTACTCCCACGACATTGCTGACGGTGGTCCGCAACCCTTTGAACTCACATTCCCCAAACTCGACGGAGTGAAGCTCGACGGCAAATTCACACCTTCAAAGGCACCTCACCGCCAGATGGACGAAATGTTTGGCATGGAGCTTGCCTGGTGGACCGAGGGAGTGACCATCACCCAGAATTTTACCGCAACCAAGCCTGAATTTGCCATTGAAGCAATGGTGCGTTACGGTGCCTGCAACGATGAGAACTGTGTCCCCCCATCACGCGAGACATTCTCTTTCAACGGTACCGCTAAAGTCAAGGCTGCCGCCGCTCCTGTAGAGGAGAAAGCAGAGCCTGCCGAGACTAAAGAGGAACCCGCTGCGGAAGAAACTGTCGCAGCTACCGACTCCGTAGCCACTGACAGCGTAGCCTCAACAGCAGCTGCTACTGACGACAGTGCAGCACCATCCGACCTTTGGACCCCTGTAACATACGAGGATGCCTCCGAAGCCACATCCATCTCGGAAGGCTCTCTTTGGTACATATTCTTCACCTGCTTCCTCGGAGGTCTCGTAGCCCTCTTCACTCCGTGTGTATGGCCCATGATACCAATGACCGTAAGCTTCTTCCTTAAGAAAGGTAAGGACCGCAGCAAGTCAATCCGTGACGCTGTGATCTACGGTCTCTCAATCATCATAATCTATGTGGCACTCGGTCTTATCATCACCGCCATCTTCGGTGCAAGCAAGCTCAATGAGCTTTCAACCTCAGCCACATTCAACATCATCTTCTTCCTGCTCCTCGTAGTCTTTGCCATCTCGTTCTTCGGAGCGTTCGACATAAAGCTTCCTGCTTCATGGAGCAACCGTATGGACGCATCAGCCGAGCGCACCTCCGGCCTGCTCTCCATCTTCTTCATGGCATTCACCCTTACCCTGGTATCATTCTCCTGTACAGGTCCCATCATCGGTACCCTTCTCGTGGAAGCTGCATCACAGGGCAACATGTGGGGCCCCGCCATCGGTATGCTCGGCTTCTCCACCGCTCTTGCGCTGCCGTTCATGCTCTTTGCAATGTTCCCCACCATGCTCCAGTCGGCACCCCGCTCAGGCGACTGGATGAACACCCTCAAGGTAGTGCTCGGTTTCATAGAGCTCGCATTGTCGCTCAAGTTCCTCTCTGTTGCCGACCTCGCTTACGGCTGGCACATACTTGACCGCGAAATATTCCTGGCTCTTTGGATTGTACTATTCGCACTGCTCGGTCTCTATCTGCTCGGGAAATTCAATTTCTCACACTACGGTCCTGCCGATTCAAGCATCGGAGTGTTCCGCTTCTTCCTTGCTATGATATCACTGTCAATGTCAGTCTACCTCATCCCTGGTCTCTGGGGCGCACCCCTCAAGGGCGTGAGCGCGTTCGTTCCGCCGTTGTACACCCAGGACTTCAACCTTTATGGCGAAAGCTTCAAGGAGTATGACGATTATGAGGAAGGCATGAAGGCTGCCGCCGAAGAGAAGAAACCGGTACTCATCGACTTCTCCGGCTACGGATGTGTGAACTGCCGTAAGATGGAAGGCGCAGTGCTCGACGATCCCAATGTCAAGAATATGATCCTCGACAACTTCGTAGTCATCAAGCTCATGGTTGACGAAAAGAAAGCACTTCCCGAACCTATCAAGGTTACAGAATTCGGCAAGGAGGTCACTCTTTACACCTATGGTGACAAGTGGAGCTACCTGCAGCGTTACAAGTTCAACGCCAACGCTCAGCCCTACTATGTGACTCTCGACGAAAATGGTAGCCTCCTCTCAGGTCCATTCTCATATGAAGAGAATATCCCTGGCTTCACACAGTTCCTCGAAAAAGGCATCAAGGGCTACTCAAAGTAA
- a CDS encoding glycosyltransferase family 4 protein — protein MRIGFDAKKIVSNLTGIGNYSRGLVNILSADGNDECVLYTPKYGDDRCRRELLENGNVRYVYPSATSSIGRHWWRNHGMINDIRKDCLDLFHGLSNELPFGISSADIPTAVTIHDLIFLRYPNTYDLLSRLILERKTRYACKTATRIIAISEQTKRDIIDFYHTDPDKIDVVYQGCNPAFYHKESPEKIRRVRDEYNIPERYMLNVGTIEDRKNHSTIVKALARLNDPEIPLVIVSKHTSLQEKLEYEIQSLGITDRVRIINNVTFDRLPALYQGSQAAIYFSYFEGFGIPVLEGLASGVPVIAATGSCLEEAGGAGAIYCNPFAPDELADAMRQVLSDRNLRQQLSDGGKEHLKNFSTETLRDNLRKFYNRLI, from the coding sequence ATGCGAATCGGTTTTGACGCAAAAAAAATAGTAAGCAACCTCACTGGTATCGGCAACTATAGCCGTGGGCTCGTCAATATACTTTCTGCCGACGGCAATGACGAATGTGTGCTGTACACTCCCAAATACGGTGACGACAGATGCCGTCGCGAACTACTGGAGAACGGTAATGTGAGATATGTGTATCCTTCAGCCACATCATCCATAGGAAGGCACTGGTGGCGCAACCATGGCATGATCAATGACATACGCAAGGATTGTTTAGACCTTTTTCACGGGCTTAGCAACGAACTGCCATTCGGGATATCATCGGCAGATATCCCTACTGCCGTGACTATACACGACCTGATATTCCTCCGTTATCCCAATACCTATGACCTGCTGTCACGACTGATACTCGAAAGAAAAACACGATATGCCTGCAAGACTGCTACACGCATCATTGCTATAAGCGAGCAGACCAAACGTGATATCATTGATTTCTATCACACTGACCCTGACAAGATCGATGTGGTATACCAGGGATGCAATCCGGCATTCTATCACAAAGAATCGCCGGAAAAAATACGCCGTGTGCGTGATGAATACAATATTCCGGAACGATACATGCTGAACGTGGGCACGATCGAGGACCGTAAGAACCACTCAACAATTGTAAAAGCTCTTGCCAGACTCAATGATCCGGAAATCCCGCTGGTGATCGTGAGCAAACACACCTCGCTACAGGAAAAACTGGAATACGAAATCCAGTCGCTCGGCATAACTGACCGCGTACGGATCATCAACAATGTGACCTTCGACCGGCTGCCGGCTCTGTATCAAGGCTCACAGGCGGCTATATATTTCTCTTATTTCGAAGGCTTCGGCATACCGGTACTGGAAGGATTGGCATCAGGAGTACCGGTGATAGCTGCGACCGGATCGTGCCTTGAGGAAGCAGGTGGAGCAGGTGCCATATACTGCAATCCATTCGCTCCTGACGAGCTTGCCGATGCTATGAGACAGGTGCTTTCTGACAGAAACCTTCGCCAACAGCTCTCTGACGGAGGCAAAGAACATCTAAAGAATTTCTCAACCGAAACACTTCGCGACAATCTGCGAAAATTCTACAACCGCCTTATATAA
- a CDS encoding peptidylprolyl isomerase, whose product MKKQLITLFVIFAATVGLSACKTENSMTQQNNGSEAQDSIVPAAYTIQPGDVKVVLNTSLGDITLLLYGDTPRHRDNFIKRVEAGDYDGVLFHRVISDFMVQTGDPDSKNAPKGKMLGMGDAGTEIEAEFLFPKHYHHRGAIAAARKGDQVNPEKKSSGSQFYIVTGKKYTKGQIDQMEHRAIVQHKQEVFNKLVAENTDSIKALRRNRDTAGLQALQEQLAKETERITADVTSIYTPEMRADYMANGGTPHLDGSYTVYGRVLEGMDVVDKIEKAETDANDRPIEDIKIISAKVVK is encoded by the coding sequence ATGAAAAAACAATTAATAACCCTATTTGTGATCTTTGCCGCCACAGTCGGACTGTCGGCGTGCAAAACCGAAAACAGTATGACACAGCAAAACAACGGATCAGAGGCTCAGGATTCAATAGTCCCAGCAGCCTACACAATTCAGCCCGGAGATGTGAAGGTGGTGCTCAACACCTCGCTCGGCGACATCACACTACTTCTATATGGTGACACCCCGCGCCATCGCGACAATTTTATAAAGAGAGTGGAAGCCGGTGATTATGATGGTGTCCTATTCCATCGTGTGATCAGCGACTTTATGGTTCAGACAGGTGATCCCGACTCCAAGAATGCTCCCAAAGGGAAAATGCTTGGCATGGGGGATGCCGGGACTGAGATTGAGGCAGAATTCCTGTTCCCTAAGCATTACCATCATCGCGGGGCTATAGCTGCTGCCCGCAAGGGTGATCAGGTGAATCCTGAGAAGAAGTCGTCAGGGTCACAGTTCTATATAGTCACCGGTAAGAAATATACCAAGGGTCAGATTGATCAGATGGAGCATCGCGCTATTGTGCAGCACAAGCAGGAGGTGTTCAATAAGCTTGTAGCCGAGAATACCGACAGCATCAAGGCTCTGCGCCGCAACAGGGATACTGCCGGGCTTCAGGCATTGCAGGAACAGCTTGCCAAAGAGACTGAGCGTATCACTGCCGATGTCACATCGATATACACTCCCGAGATGCGTGCCGATTATATGGCAAACGGCGGAACTCCTCATCTCGACGGTTCGTACACTGTGTATGGTCGCGTTCTTGAGGGCATGGATGTGGTAGATAAAATCGAGAAAGCCGAGACTGATGCCAACGATCGTCCTATAGAGGATATCAAGATCATTTCAGCAAAGGTTGTGAAATAA
- a CDS encoding glycosyltransferase family 2 protein has protein sequence MIENTTSPLFSILIPTWNNLEILKLCVRSIENNSSFSHEILVHINDGSDGTLDWVKEKGIRHTHSAGNIGVCWALNRLRSLVSTDYIVFFNDDMYACPGWDKAFYDEIKALGHKDFFLASTTIQPLAHNLRSIGVPVADYGRTVGEFDESSLLRDVRDMNVPDTKGAVWPPNIVHRDMWDLVGGYSIEYTPGLGSDPDFSAKLWMAGVRYFKTLGSSMCYHFMSASVNRVRKNVGHLQFLRKWDITPRVFLRDFLEVDAVWKGDLCLQDCIKN, from the coding sequence ATGATTGAGAATACTACGTCACCGCTTTTTTCAATACTCATCCCCACATGGAACAATCTTGAGATACTTAAGCTATGTGTGAGGAGCATAGAGAATAATTCAAGTTTCTCTCATGAGATATTGGTTCATATCAACGATGGCAGTGACGGCACTCTTGACTGGGTGAAAGAAAAAGGCATCAGGCACACTCATTCAGCAGGCAATATAGGTGTATGCTGGGCATTGAACCGATTGCGCTCATTGGTGAGCACTGATTACATTGTGTTCTTCAATGATGATATGTATGCATGCCCCGGGTGGGATAAGGCTTTCTATGATGAGATAAAGGCTCTCGGGCATAAGGATTTTTTCCTTGCCTCGACCACGATTCAGCCTTTGGCTCATAACCTGAGGAGTATAGGTGTTCCTGTAGCCGATTATGGACGTACGGTCGGGGAGTTTGATGAAAGTTCATTGCTCCGGGATGTCAGGGATATGAATGTGCCTGACACAAAGGGAGCTGTGTGGCCTCCGAATATTGTGCATCGTGACATGTGGGATCTTGTAGGAGGATACAGCATAGAGTACACTCCCGGACTGGGTTCCGATCCTGACTTTTCAGCCAAGTTATGGATGGCGGGTGTGAGATACTTCAAGACCTTGGGTTCGAGCATGTGTTACCATTTTATGAGCGCGTCGGTCAACAGAGTCAGGAAAAATGTAGGACATCTCCAGTTCTTGCGCAAATGGGATATCACTCCGAGAGTTTTTCTTCGGGATTTTCTTGAAGTGGATGCCGTGTGGAAGGGTGATCTGTGCCTTCAGGACTGCATAAAGAACTGA
- a CDS encoding GDP-L-fucose synthase family protein — protein sequence MEKDSKIYVAGHRGMVGSAIVRELVRQGYNNILTRSHAELDLISQEAVNDFFAKEKPEYVFLAAAKVGGIVANQSALADFMYDNMMLEMNVIHAAWKNGCKKLEFLGSSCIYPRMAPQPMSESCLLTSELEKTNEAYALAKISGLKYCEYLNRQYGTDYISVMPTNLYGPNDNYHPEHSHVLPALIRRFHEAKEQGLSEVTCWGDGSPLREFLYVDDLADLCVFLMNNYSGNETVNAGTGKEVTIRQLTELVARVVGYDGDVVWDTTRPNGTPRKLLDVSKAAGLGWTYRTELEDGIRLAYKDFLTNTMRAER from the coding sequence ATGGAAAAGGATTCTAAGATTTATGTTGCCGGTCATAGAGGAATGGTAGGTTCTGCTATAGTACGTGAACTTGTCAGACAGGGTTATAACAATATCCTGACTCGTTCTCATGCTGAACTTGACCTTATCTCTCAGGAAGCTGTCAATGATTTCTTTGCCAAGGAGAAACCTGAGTATGTGTTTCTTGCGGCTGCTAAGGTAGGTGGTATTGTTGCCAATCAGTCTGCCTTGGCCGACTTTATGTATGACAATATGATGCTTGAAATGAATGTGATTCATGCAGCCTGGAAAAACGGTTGCAAAAAACTCGAATTTCTCGGCTCGTCATGCATATATCCGCGTATGGCACCACAGCCTATGTCGGAAAGCTGCCTGTTGACCTCCGAACTCGAAAAAACCAATGAGGCGTATGCCCTTGCTAAGATATCGGGACTGAAATATTGTGAGTATCTTAATCGGCAGTACGGCACCGATTACATATCGGTGATGCCAACCAATCTTTATGGTCCCAATGATAATTATCATCCTGAACATTCACATGTGCTTCCTGCTTTGATAAGGCGTTTTCATGAAGCTAAGGAGCAGGGATTGAGTGAAGTGACATGCTGGGGTGACGGAAGTCCTCTACGGGAGTTTCTTTATGTTGATGATCTTGCCGACCTGTGTGTGTTCCTGATGAACAATTATTCGGGTAACGAGACTGTCAATGCAGGGACCGGAAAGGAGGTGACAATAAGGCAGCTTACGGAGCTTGTGGCTCGGGTGGTAGGTTACGATGGGGATGTGGTGTGGGATACAACGCGTCCCAATGGCACCCCGCGCAAGCTTCTTGACGTGTCAAAGGCTGCCGGTTTGGGTTGGACTTACCGTACGGAGCTTGAGGACGGTATCCGGCTTGCCTATAAGGATTTCCTGACCAATACTATGCGTGCCGAACGTTAA